The following proteins are co-located in the Acidobacteriota bacterium genome:
- a CDS encoding NAD(P)-dependent alcohol dehydrogenase, with amino-acid sequence MPLASAYGAVDSSSPLGPMTITRRDPLPDDVEIEILYCGVCHSDLHFARNEWGMSTYPLVPGHEILGRVSAVGSAVTKFVVGDTAAVGCLVDSCRTCASCREGLEQYCNAGGMVMTYGSPDAHLPGQMTHGGYSTSIVVSERFVLKVADSLDKAAAAPLLCAGITTYSPLKHWGAGPGKKVGIVGLGGLGHMGVKFAHALGAHTVLFTTSPSKVDDGRRLGADEVVLSRDAEAMQQHAASFDLILNTVAASHPLDPFVSLLKRDGTMVLVGVPEHAHPSPSVMNLVFGRRAIAGSLIGGLPETQEMLDFCAAHDITCDIELIRMQDINDAYERMLASDVRYRFVIDMKSKA; translated from the coding sequence ATGCCCCTCGCCTCCGCCTATGGTGCGGTCGACAGCTCGTCGCCGCTCGGTCCCATGACGATCACTCGACGCGATCCGCTGCCGGACGATGTCGAGATCGAGATTCTGTATTGCGGGGTGTGCCACTCCGATCTCCACTTCGCGCGCAACGAGTGGGGGATGTCGACGTACCCGCTCGTGCCGGGGCATGAGATCCTCGGGCGCGTCTCGGCGGTCGGGAGTGCCGTGACGAAGTTCGTCGTGGGTGACACGGCGGCCGTGGGATGCCTCGTCGATTCGTGCCGCACGTGCGCGAGTTGCCGCGAAGGCCTGGAGCAGTACTGCAACGCGGGCGGCATGGTCATGACCTACGGCTCGCCCGACGCCCACCTGCCGGGGCAGATGACGCACGGCGGCTACTCGACGAGCATCGTCGTCAGCGAGCGCTTCGTGCTGAAGGTGGCCGACTCGCTGGACAAGGCGGCCGCCGCGCCGCTGCTGTGCGCGGGCATCACCACGTACTCGCCGCTGAAGCACTGGGGAGCGGGTCCGGGCAAGAAGGTCGGCATCGTCGGCCTGGGTGGACTCGGGCACATGGGCGTGAAGTTCGCGCATGCGCTCGGTGCGCACACGGTGCTCTTCACCACGTCTCCGAGCAAGGTGGACGATGGCCGGCGGCTCGGGGCCGACGAGGTCGTGCTCTCGCGCGATGCCGAGGCGATGCAGCAGCACGCAGCGAGCTTCGACCTGATCCTGAACACGGTCGCCGCGTCGCACCCGCTCGATCCGTTCGTCAGCCTGCTGAAGCGCGACGGCACCATGGTCCTCGTCGGCGTCCCCGAGCACGCACACCCCTCGCCGAGCGTGATGAACCTCGTGTTCGGCCGGCGCGCGATCGCCGGCTCCCTCATCGGCGGCCTGCCAGAAACGCAGGAGATGCTCGACTTCTGCGCCGCGCACGACATCACGTGCGACATCGAGCTGATCCGCATGCAGGACATCAACGACGCCTACGAACGCATGCTCGCCAGCGACGTCAGATACAGGTTTGTGATCGACATGAAGTCCAAAGCGTAA
- a CDS encoding Gfo/Idh/MocA family oxidoreductase, translating to MSNRSRPSRRSFLSTAGAAAAVLTGGFGTSMSAAVRRTAIQPDKLRLAVIGVGGRGGSNLKGVSGEQIVAICDVDTRNVDRAAAMFPQARRFQDFRKVFDHAGEFDAVVVSTAEHTHAFATLPALQLNKHVYCEKPLTYNVHEARVIREAAAKAGVRTQMGTQIHAGDNYRRVVEHVQGGVVGKVSECHVWVGRAWGWHASEAEATAAKDIVFVQERPQTVDPVPPTLDWDLWLGPAPARPFNNVYVPGPKWYRWWDFGNGTMSDLGSHWIDLPFWALKLKWPSAVEASGPPVNAEIAPASMSATYTYLADGDQPALSLTWHQGTSKPQIWTDGGIPKWDSGVLFIGDKGMILADYSKFVVLPEEKFAGYTPPAQSIPKSLGHHAEWINACKTGGPTTCDFAYSGLLTEANHLGNVAYRVGRKIEWDHKAMRITNVRDAERFIKRPQYRTGWRLT from the coding sequence ATGTCCAATCGATCTCGTCCCTCCCGGCGATCCTTTCTCTCGACGGCTGGCGCTGCGGCGGCAGTGCTGACCGGCGGCTTCGGCACCTCGATGAGCGCGGCGGTGCGGCGCACCGCGATTCAGCCCGACAAGCTGCGCCTGGCGGTCATCGGCGTGGGTGGACGCGGCGGGTCGAACCTGAAGGGTGTGTCGGGTGAACAGATCGTCGCCATCTGCGACGTCGACACCAGGAACGTCGATCGCGCGGCGGCCATGTTCCCGCAGGCACGCCGCTTCCAGGACTTCCGCAAGGTGTTCGATCACGCGGGTGAGTTCGATGCGGTAGTCGTGAGCACGGCCGAACACACGCACGCGTTCGCCACGCTGCCCGCGCTGCAGTTGAACAAGCACGTGTACTGCGAGAAGCCGCTCACCTACAACGTGCACGAAGCGCGCGTGATCCGCGAGGCGGCGGCAAAGGCCGGCGTCCGCACGCAGATGGGCACGCAGATCCACGCGGGCGACAACTACCGCCGCGTGGTCGAACACGTGCAGGGCGGCGTGGTCGGCAAGGTCAGCGAGTGTCATGTGTGGGTTGGCCGCGCGTGGGGCTGGCACGCGAGCGAAGCCGAGGCCACGGCGGCCAAGGACATCGTGTTCGTGCAGGAACGTCCGCAGACCGTGGACCCGGTGCCGCCGACGCTGGACTGGGATCTGTGGCTCGGCCCCGCACCGGCACGCCCCTTCAACAACGTCTACGTGCCGGGACCGAAGTGGTACCGCTGGTGGGACTTCGGCAACGGCACGATGAGCGATCTCGGCAGCCACTGGATCGACCTGCCGTTCTGGGCGCTGAAGTTGAAGTGGCCGTCAGCCGTCGAAGCCTCGGGCCCGCCGGTCAACGCGGAGATCGCTCCCGCGTCGATGTCTGCCACGTACACCTATCTCGCCGACGGCGATCAGCCCGCGCTTTCGCTCACGTGGCACCAGGGCACGTCGAAGCCGCAGATCTGGACCGACGGCGGCATCCCGAAATGGGACAGCGGCGTGCTCTTCATCGGCGACAAGGGCATGATCCTCGCCGACTACTCGAAGTTCGTCGTGCTCCCGGAAGAGAAGTTCGCCGGCTACACGCCGCCCGCCCAGTCCATCCCCAAGTCGCTCGGCCACCACGCCGAATGGATCAACGCCTGCAAGACCGGCGGCCCCACCACCTGCGACTTCGCGTACTCGGGCCTGCTCACCGAAGCCAATCACCTCGGCAACGTCGCCTACCGCGTGGGCCGGAAAATCGAGTGGGACCACAAGGCCATGCGTATCACCAACGTGCGCGACGCCGAACGCTTCATCAAACGGCCACAGTACAGGACAGGGTGGAGGCTGACGTAG
- a CDS encoding multidrug efflux RND transporter permease subunit, with protein sequence MAEFFIRRPIVAIVIAIVTVIAGIVSVRSLPVAQFPDIVPPQIIVTGTYTGADAETIEQSVATPLEQQMNGVDDMLYMQSTNGNDGSMQLTVTFDIETDPNIDQVNVQNRVSQAQPNLPTEVTQFGFTMRKSTGLPMMMVSLYSPSNEHDALYLANYANINIIDALYRVSGVGDVRVFGAGEYAMRIWLQPDRLASMALTIPEVARAVQQQSSVNPAGQVGGRPGPADQEFTYTVRARGRLQAAEEFGAIVLRTNADGSLVHLRDVARVELGALNYQQIGRSNGQPGVGVAVFQAPGSNALDVAAGVREVMTVLRERFPEGVDYRYTLDTTAPVSEGIKEITKTLVEAMILVILVVFLFLQNWRATLIPMLAVPVSLIGTFAVFPLLGFSVNTLSLFGLVLAIGLVVDDAIVVVEAVEQHIEHGMSPREATVKAMKEVSGPVIGIALILASVFVPIGLMGGIQGRLNQQFAITIAVSVLISAFNALTLSPALSAMLLRPRRESRGWLGRIFGAINRWLERMTRGYVSLSHGLIRKPLIGLAVLLAFFAMTAGLGRRLPTSFLPEEDYGYFLLNIQLPPAASLDRTDAVTRKVDDLLARTEGVRNFNTIVGFSLITRVTAPNNAFYFVQLAPWSEREGPGQDARSIVNRLNGALRTTAPEAVAFAIMPPAIPGLGSQGGFSLWLQDRGGASVEDVNRELQQFLTAARARPELAGVTSPFSANVPQVYANVDREKALRQGLALGDVYQTMQAYLGGLYINQFNAFGRQWRVFLQAEGDTRSSPDQIGQFYVRNDSGGMVPLSAVQTLSPTFGPQFTNRFNVYRAVQVNGAAAPGYSSGQAMTALEEVARATLSPTFSYDWADLSFQEKRAAGSTQTTFALSLVFVFLILAALYESWSLPFSVLLTVPIAVFGAFVGLLMRGLDLDVYGQIGVVMLIGLAAKNAILIVEFAKYRLEEGRPLVEAALEGARTRLRPILMTSFAFILGCAPLWAAQGSGAAARRILGTVVITGMLAATLIAIFLIPLLFVLFERLAERLSGAPVVHTPSEFSS encoded by the coding sequence GCTGTACATGCAGTCGACCAACGGCAACGACGGGTCGATGCAGCTCACCGTCACGTTCGACATCGAGACCGATCCGAACATCGATCAGGTCAACGTGCAGAACCGCGTGTCGCAGGCGCAGCCGAACCTGCCGACGGAAGTGACGCAGTTCGGCTTCACCATGCGCAAGTCGACGGGCCTGCCGATGATGATGGTGTCGCTGTACTCGCCGTCGAACGAGCACGACGCGCTGTACCTGGCCAACTACGCCAACATCAACATCATCGACGCGCTGTACCGCGTGAGCGGCGTGGGCGACGTGCGCGTGTTCGGCGCGGGCGAGTACGCAATGCGCATCTGGCTCCAGCCGGATCGCCTCGCGTCGATGGCACTGACGATCCCGGAGGTTGCGCGCGCCGTGCAGCAACAGAGCTCGGTGAACCCCGCGGGGCAGGTGGGCGGACGTCCGGGTCCGGCGGACCAGGAGTTCACGTACACGGTCAGGGCACGAGGCCGGCTTCAGGCGGCCGAGGAGTTCGGCGCGATCGTGCTGCGCACCAACGCCGACGGGTCGCTCGTCCACCTGCGCGACGTGGCGCGCGTCGAGCTCGGCGCGCTCAACTACCAGCAGATCGGCAGGTCCAACGGTCAGCCGGGCGTCGGCGTCGCGGTGTTCCAGGCGCCGGGCTCGAACGCGCTCGACGTCGCCGCCGGCGTGCGCGAGGTGATGACCGTCCTGCGCGAACGATTTCCGGAAGGCGTCGACTACCGCTACACGCTCGACACCACCGCGCCCGTCTCGGAAGGCATCAAGGAGATCACCAAGACGCTCGTCGAGGCGATGATCCTCGTCATCCTCGTCGTGTTCCTGTTCCTCCAGAACTGGCGCGCCACGCTGATCCCGATGCTTGCCGTGCCCGTGTCGCTCATCGGCACGTTCGCGGTCTTTCCCCTGCTCGGCTTCTCGGTCAACACGCTGTCGCTCTTCGGGCTCGTGCTCGCCATCGGCCTCGTCGTGGACGACGCGATCGTCGTGGTGGAGGCGGTGGAACAGCACATCGAGCACGGCATGAGTCCTCGCGAGGCCACGGTCAAGGCGATGAAGGAAGTCTCCGGCCCCGTCATCGGCATCGCGCTGATCCTCGCGTCGGTGTTCGTGCCCATCGGCCTGATGGGCGGCATCCAGGGACGCCTGAACCAGCAGTTCGCGATCACGATCGCCGTCTCTGTGCTGATCTCGGCCTTCAACGCGCTGACACTGTCGCCCGCGCTCTCGGCGATGCTGCTGCGCCCGCGCCGCGAGTCGCGCGGATGGCTCGGCCGGATCTTCGGCGCGATCAACCGCTGGCTCGAACGCATGACGCGCGGCTACGTGTCGCTGAGCCACGGCCTGATCCGCAAGCCCCTCATCGGTCTCGCCGTACTCCTGGCCTTCTTCGCGATGACGGCCGGCCTCGGACGCAGGCTCCCCACGAGCTTCCTTCCCGAAGAGGACTACGGTTACTTCCTGCTCAACATCCAGTTGCCACCCGCGGCATCGCTCGATCGTACCGACGCCGTCACGCGCAAGGTCGACGATCTGCTGGCGCGCACCGAGGGCGTCCGCAACTTCAACACCATCGTCGGCTTCAGCCTGATCACGCGCGTGACGGCGCCCAACAACGCGTTCTATTTCGTGCAGCTCGCGCCATGGAGCGAACGCGAGGGACCGGGACAGGACGCGCGATCGATCGTCAATCGCCTGAACGGCGCCCTGCGCACGACGGCGCCTGAAGCGGTGGCGTTCGCCATCATGCCGCCCGCGATTCCAGGGCTTGGATCCCAGGGCGGCTTCTCGCTCTGGCTGCAGGATCGCGGCGGCGCGTCGGTCGAGGACGTCAATCGCGAACTGCAGCAGTTCCTGACCGCCGCGCGTGCGCGTCCCGAACTGGCGGGCGTCACGTCGCCGTTCAGCGCCAACGTGCCGCAGGTGTACGCCAACGTCGATCGCGAGAAGGCGCTGCGACAGGGACTCGCACTCGGCGACGTCTACCAGACGATGCAGGCGTATCTGGGTGGGCTGTACATCAACCAGTTCAACGCGTTCGGACGTCAGTGGCGCGTCTTCCTCCAGGCCGAAGGCGACACGCGCTCGAGCCCGGATCAAATCGGCCAGTTCTACGTACGCAACGACTCGGGCGGCATGGTGCCGCTGTCGGCGGTGCAAACGCTCTCGCCGACGTTCGGGCCGCAGTTCACCAATCGCTTCAACGTCTATCGCGCCGTGCAGGTGAACGGCGCCGCGGCACCCGGCTACAGCTCCGGACAAGCGATGACCGCGCTCGAAGAGGTGGCGCGCGCCACGCTGTCGCCGACGTTCAGCTACGACTGGGCCGACCTCTCCTTCCAGGAGAAACGCGCGGCAGGCTCCACGCAGACGACGTTCGCGCTGTCGCTCGTCTTCGTGTTCCTGATTCTCGCGGCGCTGTACGAGAGCTGGTCGTTGCCGTTCTCCGTGCTGCTCACCGTGCCCATCGCCGTCTTCGGTGCGTTCGTAGGCCTGTTGATGCGCGGACTCGATCTCGACGTCTACGGACAGATCGGCGTCGTCATGCTGATCGGTCTCGCGGCCAAGAACGCGATCCTCATCGTGGAGTTCGCCAAGTATCGGCTGGAGGAAGGCAGGCCGCTCGTCGAGGCCGCGCTCGAAGGCGCGCGTACACGCCTGCGGCCGATCCTGATGACGTCGTTCGCGTTCATTCTGGGTTGTGCTCCGCTGTGGGCCGCGCAGGGTTCCGGCGCCGCCGCGCGCCGCATCCTCGGCACCGTGGTGATCACGGGCATGCTCGCCGCGACGCTCATCGCGATCTTCCTCATCCCTCTCTTGTTCGTGCTGTTCGAGCGACTGGCCGAGCGCCTCAGCGGCGCGCCCGTCGTGCACACGCCATCGGAGTTCTCGTCGTGA
- a CDS encoding efflux transporter outer membrane subunit, whose translation MVVGGCTLGPDYARPPVTTPDTFRGVDTAVDTTRSLGEEAWSTVFTDETLRALITEALAGNYGVRIAATRVLQSAAQLGITSADQRPTITGQVTTSGQHGTIFAGQSVPTIGIVQANAGMAWELDFWGRYRRASEAARAELEASEWGQRAIVMSLVSEVASQYYVLRALDLELETSTRTLAVREESLRITQTRERGGVAPLVDVRQAEQLVAGSRAQIADVQRRIAQVEHALSLLLGRAPGPIARGAALIDQTHEPDVPAGLPSSLLERRPDVRQAELRLAAATARIGVAEALKFPQIGLTASGGVASTSLGRLLSSGTWAVAGNLAQPIFDSGRNRSRVALAEAQAQEATLAWQSTVLQSFREVSDALVAYQRTREVRAAQEDLVTAATDARRLADLRYRGGVTSYLEVLDSETRLFAAQLALVQAQLGELTSYVAVYRALGGGWEG comes from the coding sequence ATGGTCGTGGGTGGATGCACGTTGGGTCCGGACTACGCGCGTCCACCTGTGACGACGCCAGACACGTTTCGTGGCGTCGACACCGCAGTGGACACGACGCGCTCGCTCGGCGAAGAGGCGTGGTCGACCGTCTTCACCGACGAGACGCTGCGCGCGTTGATCACCGAAGCGCTCGCGGGCAACTACGGCGTGCGGATCGCCGCCACGCGCGTGCTGCAGTCGGCCGCGCAACTCGGCATCACGAGCGCCGATCAGCGTCCGACCATCACGGGGCAGGTCACCACATCCGGCCAGCACGGCACGATCTTCGCCGGCCAGTCGGTCCCCACCATCGGCATCGTCCAGGCCAACGCCGGCATGGCGTGGGAGCTCGATTTCTGGGGCCGGTATCGACGCGCCAGCGAAGCCGCGCGCGCCGAGCTCGAAGCCAGTGAGTGGGGCCAGCGCGCCATCGTCATGAGCCTCGTGAGCGAGGTGGCGTCGCAGTACTACGTGCTGCGCGCGCTCGATCTCGAGCTGGAGACGTCGACGCGCACGCTCGCCGTGCGCGAGGAATCGCTGCGCATCACGCAGACGCGCGAGCGCGGCGGCGTGGCGCCACTGGTCGACGTGCGACAGGCCGAACAGCTCGTCGCGGGTTCGCGTGCGCAGATCGCCGACGTGCAGCGGCGCATCGCGCAGGTGGAGCATGCGCTGAGCCTCCTGCTCGGGCGCGCGCCCGGTCCCATCGCGCGCGGTGCGGCACTCATCGATCAGACTCATGAACCCGACGTCCCCGCGGGACTTCCCTCGTCGCTGCTGGAGCGGCGGCCCGACGTCCGTCAGGCGGAATTGCGCCTTGCCGCAGCAACCGCACGCATCGGCGTGGCCGAGGCGCTGAAGTTCCCGCAGATCGGCCTGACGGCATCGGGCGGCGTGGCGAGCACGTCGCTCGGGCGCCTGCTCTCGTCGGGCACGTGGGCCGTCGCCGGCAACCTCGCGCAGCCGATCTTCGACTCGGGCCGCAACCGATCGCGTGTCGCGCTGGCCGAGGCGCAGGCGCAGGAAGCGACGCTCGCGTGGCAGAGCACCGTGCTGCAGTCGTTCAGGGAGGTGTCCGACGCGCTCGTGGCCTACCAGCGCACGCGCGAGGTGCGCGCGGCGCAGGAAGACCTCGTCACCGCCGCGACAGACGCGCGGCGACTCGCCGACCTGCGCTATCGCGGCGGCGTGACGAGCTACCTGGAAGTGCTCGACAGCGAGACGCGCCTCTTCGCGGCGCAGCTCGCACTCGTGCAGGCCCAGCTCGGCGAACTCACGTCGTACGTCGCCGTCTACCGCGCGCTGGGCGGAGGATGGGAAGGATAG
- a CDS encoding VWA domain-containing protein, with product MVSFEYVSQNDAGTDSGGADNGPDNRRWRDFVLVLDDTSISASLTKATIDLSKRLIDELGPLDRLAIINTSRFDVVQDLATDRAAARAVVERIRGQLGPEPVSANYRSRVLLKIVRNVARGLAAETRPNRRTVLILTEGRALGATVVPGIAGDEDYHATLDAYREMLAAAAAADVAIYSVDVRGLEVRQPTIGGPTSQSVADLASVVGSTYVAATAISRRGLLWQVSDSTGGTLVVERNRLDVDLKAMIRDSRQHYRLAYAQPASVQPGSPMRTIDVRVKGKGLTVRARRHYVPG from the coding sequence ATCGTGTCCTTCGAGTACGTCAGTCAGAACGATGCCGGGACGGACAGCGGCGGCGCCGATAACGGACCCGACAATCGTCGATGGCGGGACTTCGTGCTCGTGCTCGACGACACGAGCATCTCCGCTTCGCTCACCAAGGCCACGATCGACCTGTCGAAGCGCCTCATCGATGAACTGGGGCCGCTCGACAGACTCGCGATCATCAACACTAGCCGATTCGACGTGGTCCAGGATCTCGCCACGGATCGCGCAGCGGCACGAGCCGTTGTCGAGCGGATTCGCGGACAGCTTGGCCCCGAGCCGGTATCGGCGAACTACCGCAGTCGCGTGCTCTTGAAGATCGTGCGCAACGTCGCGCGCGGCCTCGCCGCGGAGACCCGTCCGAACCGGCGAACCGTGCTGATCCTGACCGAAGGCCGCGCGCTCGGCGCAACCGTCGTCCCTGGCATTGCCGGTGACGAGGACTATCACGCCACGCTCGATGCATACCGCGAGATGCTCGCTGCCGCGGCGGCTGCCGATGTCGCGATCTACTCCGTGGACGTCCGTGGTCTGGAGGTGCGCCAGCCAACGATTGGCGGCCCGACCAGCCAGTCTGTCGCCGACCTGGCCTCGGTCGTCGGCAGCACCTATGTCGCGGCCACGGCCATCAGCCGTCGCGGCCTTCTGTGGCAGGTCAGCGACAGCACCGGCGGCACGCTCGTCGTCGAACGCAATCGCCTCGACGTCGACCTGAAGGCGATGATTCGCGACAGTCGCCAGCACTATCGCCTCGCATACGCCCAGCCCGCCTCGGTGCAACCAGGCTCGCCCATGAGAACCATCGACGTCCGCGTCAAAGGCAAAGGCCTCACCGTCCGCGCCCGCCGCCACTACGTGCCGGGGTGA
- a CDS encoding VWA domain-containing protein, with the protein MRVALFVRCAAVAAGALLFWAGAAHGQVEPTFRTGTTLIEVSAIVTRDGEPVRGLMIDEVEVYEDGRRQPLVAFEFVDLTTVEGPEQRRDFVLVLDDRHISPPQTRATRDFARTFIDSLGPHDRLAVVNTGSKEFVHQLSTDREESRALVGRVHGELTRFREAAETEFHAHVTFEVLRRVAAVLQRQGPNERRTVVLVSEGHSVLPNDPRDRQDVAVRQAYRAVLRYASTANVAVYAVDPRGLMADQPVPVSREPVTDARAAFATSRSGLPTSLAQELADAMAARRFGSLGQMAYQTGGLLTVDRNDLQKDIPRIIQDSRQYYRLVYVQPDAEGAERRTRRIDVKVSRPGVEVRARREYH; encoded by the coding sequence ATGAGAGTTGCGCTCTTCGTGAGGTGCGCTGCGGTGGCGGCTGGCGCGCTGTTGTTCTGGGCTGGCGCCGCGCACGGACAGGTCGAGCCGACGTTTCGGACCGGCACGACACTGATCGAGGTGTCTGCGATCGTCACGCGTGACGGCGAGCCGGTGCGCGGGCTGATGATCGACGAGGTCGAGGTGTACGAGGACGGGCGGCGGCAGCCGCTTGTGGCGTTCGAGTTCGTCGACCTGACCACCGTGGAGGGTCCGGAGCAGCGCCGTGACTTCGTGCTCGTCCTCGACGATCGGCACATCTCACCGCCACAGACCAGGGCGACGCGCGACTTCGCGCGGACGTTCATCGACAGCCTCGGGCCGCACGATCGGCTCGCCGTCGTGAACACGGGCTCGAAAGAGTTCGTGCACCAGTTGTCCACGGATCGCGAGGAGTCCCGCGCGCTCGTCGGGCGTGTCCACGGCGAGTTGACGCGATTCAGGGAAGCGGCGGAGACGGAGTTCCACGCGCACGTGACGTTCGAGGTGCTGCGCCGAGTGGCGGCGGTGCTCCAGCGGCAGGGACCAAACGAGCGCCGCACCGTTGTTCTGGTCAGCGAAGGCCACTCGGTACTTCCGAACGATCCGCGCGATCGACAGGATGTGGCCGTGCGCCAGGCATACAGGGCCGTGCTCCGATACGCGTCCACCGCGAACGTGGCCGTCTACGCCGTCGACCCACGTGGACTCATGGCCGATCAGCCGGTCCCCGTGAGTCGCGAACCCGTGACAGATGCACGGGCGGCATTCGCGACCTCGCGATCCGGACTGCCCACCTCGCTGGCGCAGGAGCTTGCCGACGCGATGGCCGCACGCCGATTCGGCAGTCTCGGCCAGATGGCGTACCAGACGGGCGGCCTCCTCACCGTCGACAGGAACGACCTGCAGAAGGACATCCCGCGCATCATCCAGGACAGCCGGCAGTACTACCGCCTCGTCTACGTCCAGCCGGACGCTGAAGGCGCCGAGCGTCGCACGCGACGGATCGACGTGAAGGTATCGCGCCCCGGCGTCGAGGTCCGCGCCAGGCGCGAGTATCATTAG